In Microbacterium enclense, the DNA window ATCGAAGGTGATGAAGACGGGTCCGGTGTCGGAGATCCCCTGACCCGACAGGTCCTGGTCGCGCCAGAAGGGCCTCTCGTACACCGCGTACGCCTTCGACAGCACGCCGGCCGGCCAGCGTTGGACCATCTGGGCGTGTCGAGCCGGGAGGCCAGGCGAGAAGGTGATCCGCCCGCGCACGGCGGGCGGCACGGCCACCACGACGCAGCGCGCGCGAACGCTCTCGCCCCTCGCCCCGACGATCACCGCGTCAGCGGTCGTCTCGATGCGTTTGACGGGCGCGTCGAGCCACACGTCGTCGCCGAGCTCGGCGGCGATGCGCAGGGCGATCTCGTGCGAGCCTTCGACGAAGTGCTCCTCTTGCGCCCCACCCTCGGTGTCGAGCATCGACGACAGTCCGCCGGCCTGATGGATGTAGTGCAACGCGTGCAGCAGCGAGATCTCGTCGGGTTCGCACCCCCAGGTGGTCCGTCCCGCGATCGCGATCAGATCGCGCGCGGCCGCCGACGCGTGACTGCGACGCAGCCACGAGCCGAGGCTCTCGGCATCCCACTCGCTCGCGCGGGGTGCGGCCGCCGGATCACCGCACGGCACCGTGCGGGCGAGGCGATCGATCATCAGCTGCACACGGCCCACGTCGAGCAGACTCGCGCCCATCGGGGGCACCGTTCCCCGGTAGCGACGACGCTGGCCGCGCCAGCGGAGCACGTTCTGCCCCGCGCCGAACGTTCGGGACCGGGACACCCCCATCTCGTCTGCCAGGGCGATGACGCGGTCCTGCCCCGGTCCGACGAACGT includes these proteins:
- a CDS encoding FAD-dependent oxidoreductase; protein product: MTASPLEPDPPVDVVVVGAGLSGLTAARRMRQYGLSVRVLEAASRVGGRVHSARVDGVHVDLGGTFVGPGQDRVIALADEMGVSRSRTFGAGQNVLRWRGQRRRYRGTVPPMGASLLDVGRVQLMIDRLARTVPCGDPAAAPRASEWDAESLGSWLRRSHASAAARDLIAIAGRTTWGCEPDEISLLHALHYIHQAGGLSSMLDTEGGAQEEHFVEGSHEIALRIAAELGDDVWLDAPVKRIETTADAVIVGARGESVRARCVVVAVPPAVRGRITFSPGLPARHAQMVQRWPAGVLSKAYAVYERPFWRDQDLSGQGISDTGPVFITFDAGPETGDGPGILLGFIGGVYAREWDDLPLAERRARALSSFADLFGSRALDATGYIDQRWGADPWVGGGPTAAPGPGAVVPYAATLAIPAGRVLWAGTETADRWTGFMDGAVRAGERAALQARGLVAVGTPGSTATVSSASRQTGVAS